One stretch of Eupeodes corollae chromosome 2, idEupCoro1.1, whole genome shotgun sequence DNA includes these proteins:
- the LOC129944279 gene encoding uncharacterized protein LOC129944279 isoform X2, whose protein sequence is MGEVGEVIPEKSEVEQLPATITTLSSSVNIDSTTVTSDALVTPSAQQNGDVVKEVKTSPLKLMVSETDDEDSQTSCGDNQSDTKAGGESATANGDAETSQDESESRRLSKDDVETKDSALDNGSEEDDNEDEVSEKSEKSEQSEQTEKTENTDVKKNGNSTENEEESQDDAESEAPTSQDDAEEGEDGDDGDDSQDETSQSATNDEESQQSSLPATKTEKEKIVEKSAPKAVTVTGTEQKVNGDVVKPATVPTPTAAPAQVQDDDGIVDLGESDEEMPMADETPKQEAEESNPLKVPEPTTLTEATKPKSNSNDSDGAVVIGSDSEAEQEDTKIPAQKTPPAPPAQSPAVEQPKPPQPPKPDDDDDDCVLIEDDSPSEASEAGNNVSGIQNKNLVKVRDFASFGEEQKNDDAQPSPKRQKTFHSPSTPQMAQITIKDARSLMPGTPNTSQPASVVILDTDSNKLAPPLPPGGIYPVNILPAGPTNQAQSTTGPKAIPTMPVSPAIPALPTISNANLLPGLTDDMFVLEAPSFIVPYIYEKPPSDNLREIVTQIETKFDLKKQPNAQTEDLDLDLEEDGKENEESSSKKKKRKRGNGDDSWSESEDDDDDDDDDSDNETRTKVLIKEASDDLKTIKAVIKPIHTETVSSTAGTPTAGNKSQTGTDNYFESPLGKFFIDIGVGLVQEFVQADLIRIQKRKMRRSLGKNITEIEKAINALSGNLEASKKRNAPFKFNIKRCEFCNFKSESALAMAHHYETPHMNGAMYKCNFCTYEVRNSSEIVYHMEAMHNIKARLFKHLPYHQCPNCGFEDNGKAKLARHAPVCQKKFRPELNLTPPHDWEAPAKIPRIKPRHGLVGTATAYQAMAAQAAAQKAALATIQQQQQQAQQARNIQAAMASNNANKGIMRGRQQPQPVKSTPNGGNMLRGTPVRPTMPTGMVLPNNYQIAAGQLIQAANVGSTKKNQTGQPSISITPLPRQSSSQQAQSQAQAAAANKMPPAGMKPGQNLSGNKAQFVICEICDGYIKDLEQLRNHMQWMHKVKIHPKMIYNRPPLNCQKCQFRFFTDQGLERHLLGSHGLVTSSMQEAANKGKDAGRCPVCGRMYQWKLLNHVSRDHHMTLKPAHLSYKCTVCTATFGMYKQFETHVYTAHSTVAKKAMDGKKNNAGSSSMTNNSSSSGTSSRSGLSAANDTLLKPLKINDEITIIPQPASKNRSSMNNIESHVID, encoded by the exons ATGGGCGAAGTAGGTGAAGTTATACCAGAAAAATCAGAAGTTGAACAATTACCTGCCACAATAACAACTCTTTCGTCAAGTGTCAACATTGATTCAACAACTGTAACTTCTGATGCATTAGTAACTCCATCCGCCCAACAAAATGGTGATGTTGTCAAAGAGGTTAAAACATCGCCTTTAAAGCTGATGGTCTCAGAGACCGATGATGAAGATTCACAAACGAGTTGTGGTGACAATCAAAGTGACACCAAGGCTGGAGGCGAAAGTGCCACAGCCAATGGCGATGCTGAAACCTCACAAGACGAAAGCGAAAGTAGACGGTTATCTAAAGATGATGTCGAAACAAAAGACTCGGCACTCGATAACGGAAGTGAAGAGGATGATAATGAGGATGAGGTGTCAGAAAAGTCTGAGAAATCCGAACAGTCAGAACAAACTGAGAAAACAGAAAACACAGATGTGAAAAAGAATGGCAACTCAACTGAGAACGAAGAGGAAAGTCAAGATGATGCAGAATCAGAGGCACCAACAAGTCAGGACGACGCCGAAGAGGGTGAGGATGGTGATGATGGTGACGACAGCCAAGATGAAACATCTCAGTCTGCTACCAACGATgaagaaagccaacaatcaAGCCTGCCCGCCACAAAAacggaaaaagaaaaaatagtagAGAAAAGTGCTCCAAAAGCTGTCACAGTCACTGGCACCGAACAGAAAGTTAATGGAGATGTAGTAAAGCCAGCGACAGTGCCAACACCAACGGCAGCGCCAGCGCAAGTGCAGGATGATGATGGTATTGTCGATTTGGGAGAATCGGATGAGGAAATGCCAATGGCAGATGAAACGCCAAAGCAAGAAGCTGAAGAAAGTAATCCTCTTAAGGTGCCCGAACCCACTACATTAACTGAGGCGACAAAACCGAAAAGTAATTCAAATGACTCCGATGGTGCGGTTGTTATTGGTTCAGATTCCGAAGCTGAACAAGAAGACACAAAAATTCCAGCGCAAAAGACTCCTCCTGCACCTCCTGCTCAATCACCCGCAGTAGAACAACCTAAACCGCCTCAACCCCCAAAGcctgacgacgatgatgatgattgtgtTCTTATAGAAGACGATAGTCCCAGCGAAGCTTCGGAAGCCGGCAACAACGTTTCTGGCATACAAAACAAGAACTTGGTAAAAGTACGTGACTTCGCCTCATTCGGAGAAGAACAGAAAAACGATGATGCTCAGCCATCGCCTAAACgtcaaaaaacatttcattctCCTTCAACACCGCAAATGGCACAAATCACAATCAAGGATGCACGTTCTCTAATGCCAGGAACGCCTAACACCTCCCAGCCAGCGTCTGTGGTCATCCTCGATACAGATTCTAACAAACTCGCACCTCCTCTACCTCCAGGCGGCATTTACCCGGTGAATATTTTACCAGCTGGACCTACGAATCAAGCGCAATCAACAACGGGGCCAAAGGCTATCCCTACCATGCCCGTAAGTCCAGCCATTCCCGCCTTACCAACAATATCGAACGCCAACCTTCTGCCTGGTTTGACAGACGACATGTTCGTTCTCGAGGCTCCATCGTTTATTGTCCCTTACATTTACGAGAAACCTCCATCGGACAACCTGCGCGAAATTGTCACCCAAATCGAAACAAAGTTTGACTTGAAAAAACAACCCAATGCCCAAACAGAGGATCTTGATTTGGATTTAGAAGAAGATGGCAAAGAAAATGAAGAATCTTCtagtaaaaagaagaaaagaaagcgTGGCAACGGCGACGATTCCTGGTCGGAATCTgaagacgatgatgacgacgacgacgatgactcaGACAACGAGACTCGTACAAAAGTCCTTATTAAGGAGGCCAGTGATGACCTGAAAACCATCAAAGCCGTGATAAAGCCAATTCATACAGAAACTGTCTCATCAACCGCAGGAACACCTACAGCAGGCAACAAATCCCAAACGGGAACAGATAATTATTTCGAGAGCCCCTTGGGTAAATTCTTCATAGACATTGGTGTTGGCCTGGTGCAGGAGTTTGTCCAAGCTGACTTGATTCGTATACAAAAACGCAAGATGCGACGTTCGTTGGGCAAGAACATAACGGAGATTGAAAAGGCAATTAATGCATTGAGTGGTAACTTAGAGGCTAGCAAGAAAAGAAATGCTCCGTTTAAGTTCAACATCAAACGTTGCGAGTTTTGTAATTTCAAATCAGAATCTGCCCTGGCAATGGCACACCACTACGAGACGCCACACATGAATGGCGCTATGTACAAGTGTAACTTCTGTACATACGAAGTGAGAAACTCCTCAGAGATCGTGTACCACATGGAGGCGATGCACAACATCAAAGCCAGACTCTTTAAGCACTTGCCATACCATCAGTGCCCGAATTGTGGATTCGAGGACAACGGCAAGGCTAAGTTGGCCAGACACGCGCCAGTTTGCCAGAAGAAATTCCGCCCAGAGTTAAATTTGACACCTCCACACGATTGGGAGGCTCCCGCCAAGATACCCAGAATTAAACCAAGACATGGATTGGTCGGAACTGCTACAGCTTATCag GCTATGGCGGCACAAGCTGCAGCTCAAAAAGCAGCGTTGGCAACaatacaacagcaacaacagcaggcGCAACAAGCTCGTAACATACAAGCTGCTATGGCCAGTAATAATGCCAACAAGGGTATAATGCGCGGCCGACAACAGCCACAACCGGTAAAGTCAACTCCAAACGGTGGAAATATGTTGAGAGGAACTCCCGTTCGGCCAACAATGCCAACTGGTATGGTATTACCAAACAACTACCAAATTGCAGCTGGACAATTGATTCAG GCAGCAAATGTGGGGTCAACTAAAAAGAATCAAACCGGTCAACCAAGCATTTCAATCACACCTCTACCTCGTCAAAGTAGCTCGCAACAAGCTCAATCACAAGCCCAAGCAGCTGCTGCTAACAAAATGCCACCAGCAGGAATGAAACCAGGACAGAATTTAAGTGGGAACAAAGCACAGTTTGTTATATGTGAAATATGTGATGGTTATATTAAGGATCTTGAACAGCTGCGAAATCATATGCAATGGATGCACAAAGTCAAG attcACCCCAAAATGATCTATAATCGACCGCCTTTGAATTGTCAGAAATGTCAATTTAGGTTTTTCACAGACCAAGGTTTGGAGAGACATTTGCTTGGCTCTCATGGTTTGGTAACAAGCTCAATGCAGGAAGCCGCTAATAAAGGCAAAGATGCTGGTCGATGTCCTGTGTGTGGAAgg ATGTATCAATGGAAGTTGCTTAACCATGTATCCCGTGACCATCATATGACCCTTAAACCTGCACACCTATCCTACAAATGTACGGTGTGTACGGCGACCTTTGGCATGTACAAACAATTCGAGACACATGTGTACACCGCTCATAGTACGGTTGCCAAAAAGGCAATGGATGGCAAAAAGAATAACGCCGGCAGTAGCAGCATGACAAATAACAGCAGCAGTAGTGGGACAAGTAGTCGAAGTGGTTTGTCAGCGGCAAATGATACTTTGCTTAAGCCTCTTAAGATCAACGATGAAATTACAATTATTCCACAGCCGGCGTCTAAAAATCGATCATCAATGAATAATATAGAAAGTCATGTTAttg atTAA
- the LOC129944279 gene encoding uncharacterized protein LOC129944279 isoform X1 translates to MGEVGEVIPEKSEVEQLPATITTLSSSVNIDSTTVTSDALVTPSAQQNGDVVKEVKTSPLKLMVSETDDEDSQTSCGDNQSDTKAGGESATANGDAETSQDESESRRLSKDDVETKDSALDNGSEEDDNEDEVSEKSEKSEQSEQTEKTENTDVKKNGNSTENEEESQDDAESEAPTSQDDAEEGEDGDDGDDSQDETSQSATNDEESQQSSLPATKTEKEKIVEKSAPKAVTVTGTEQKVNGDVVKPATVPTPTAAPAQVQDDDGIVDLGESDEEMPMADETPKQEAEESNPLKVPEPTTLTEATKPKSNSNDSDGAVVIGSDSEAEQEDTKIPAQKTPPAPPAQSPAVEQPKPPQPPKPDDDDDDCVLIEDDSPSEASEAGNNVSGIQNKNLVKVRDFASFGEEQKNDDAQPSPKRQKTFHSPSTPQMAQITIKDARSLMPGTPNTSQPASVVILDTDSNKLAPPLPPGGIYPVNILPAGPTNQAQSTTGPKAIPTMPVSPAIPALPTISNANLLPGLTDDMFVLEAPSFIVPYIYEKPPSDNLREIVTQIETKFDLKKQPNAQTEDLDLDLEEDGKENEESSSKKKKRKRGNGDDSWSESEDDDDDDDDDSDNETRTKVLIKEASDDLKTIKAVIKPIHTETVSSTAGTPTAGNKSQTGTDNYFESPLGKFFIDIGVGLVQEFVQADLIRIQKRKMRRSLGKNITEIEKAINALSGNLEASKKRNAPFKFNIKRCEFCNFKSESALAMAHHYETPHMNGAMYKCNFCTYEVRNSSEIVYHMEAMHNIKARLFKHLPYHQCPNCGFEDNGKAKLARHAPVCQKKFRPELNLTPPHDWEAPAKIPRIKPRHGLVGTATAYQAMAAQAAAQKAALATIQQQQQQAQQARNIQAAMASNNANKGIMRGRQQPQPVKSTPNGGNMLRGTPVRPTMPTGMVLPNNYQIAAGQLIQVTGSGIAILPTTHNTLTLQAANVGSTKKNQTGQPSISITPLPRQSSSQQAQSQAQAAAANKMPPAGMKPGQNLSGNKAQFVICEICDGYIKDLEQLRNHMQWMHKVKIHPKMIYNRPPLNCQKCQFRFFTDQGLERHLLGSHGLVTSSMQEAANKGKDAGRCPVCGRMYQWKLLNHVSRDHHMTLKPAHLSYKCTVCTATFGMYKQFETHVYTAHSTVAKKAMDGKKNNAGSSSMTNNSSSSGTSSRSGLSAANDTLLKPLKINDEITIIPQPASKNRSSMNNIESHVID, encoded by the exons ATGGGCGAAGTAGGTGAAGTTATACCAGAAAAATCAGAAGTTGAACAATTACCTGCCACAATAACAACTCTTTCGTCAAGTGTCAACATTGATTCAACAACTGTAACTTCTGATGCATTAGTAACTCCATCCGCCCAACAAAATGGTGATGTTGTCAAAGAGGTTAAAACATCGCCTTTAAAGCTGATGGTCTCAGAGACCGATGATGAAGATTCACAAACGAGTTGTGGTGACAATCAAAGTGACACCAAGGCTGGAGGCGAAAGTGCCACAGCCAATGGCGATGCTGAAACCTCACAAGACGAAAGCGAAAGTAGACGGTTATCTAAAGATGATGTCGAAACAAAAGACTCGGCACTCGATAACGGAAGTGAAGAGGATGATAATGAGGATGAGGTGTCAGAAAAGTCTGAGAAATCCGAACAGTCAGAACAAACTGAGAAAACAGAAAACACAGATGTGAAAAAGAATGGCAACTCAACTGAGAACGAAGAGGAAAGTCAAGATGATGCAGAATCAGAGGCACCAACAAGTCAGGACGACGCCGAAGAGGGTGAGGATGGTGATGATGGTGACGACAGCCAAGATGAAACATCTCAGTCTGCTACCAACGATgaagaaagccaacaatcaAGCCTGCCCGCCACAAAAacggaaaaagaaaaaatagtagAGAAAAGTGCTCCAAAAGCTGTCACAGTCACTGGCACCGAACAGAAAGTTAATGGAGATGTAGTAAAGCCAGCGACAGTGCCAACACCAACGGCAGCGCCAGCGCAAGTGCAGGATGATGATGGTATTGTCGATTTGGGAGAATCGGATGAGGAAATGCCAATGGCAGATGAAACGCCAAAGCAAGAAGCTGAAGAAAGTAATCCTCTTAAGGTGCCCGAACCCACTACATTAACTGAGGCGACAAAACCGAAAAGTAATTCAAATGACTCCGATGGTGCGGTTGTTATTGGTTCAGATTCCGAAGCTGAACAAGAAGACACAAAAATTCCAGCGCAAAAGACTCCTCCTGCACCTCCTGCTCAATCACCCGCAGTAGAACAACCTAAACCGCCTCAACCCCCAAAGcctgacgacgatgatgatgattgtgtTCTTATAGAAGACGATAGTCCCAGCGAAGCTTCGGAAGCCGGCAACAACGTTTCTGGCATACAAAACAAGAACTTGGTAAAAGTACGTGACTTCGCCTCATTCGGAGAAGAACAGAAAAACGATGATGCTCAGCCATCGCCTAAACgtcaaaaaacatttcattctCCTTCAACACCGCAAATGGCACAAATCACAATCAAGGATGCACGTTCTCTAATGCCAGGAACGCCTAACACCTCCCAGCCAGCGTCTGTGGTCATCCTCGATACAGATTCTAACAAACTCGCACCTCCTCTACCTCCAGGCGGCATTTACCCGGTGAATATTTTACCAGCTGGACCTACGAATCAAGCGCAATCAACAACGGGGCCAAAGGCTATCCCTACCATGCCCGTAAGTCCAGCCATTCCCGCCTTACCAACAATATCGAACGCCAACCTTCTGCCTGGTTTGACAGACGACATGTTCGTTCTCGAGGCTCCATCGTTTATTGTCCCTTACATTTACGAGAAACCTCCATCGGACAACCTGCGCGAAATTGTCACCCAAATCGAAACAAAGTTTGACTTGAAAAAACAACCCAATGCCCAAACAGAGGATCTTGATTTGGATTTAGAAGAAGATGGCAAAGAAAATGAAGAATCTTCtagtaaaaagaagaaaagaaagcgTGGCAACGGCGACGATTCCTGGTCGGAATCTgaagacgatgatgacgacgacgacgatgactcaGACAACGAGACTCGTACAAAAGTCCTTATTAAGGAGGCCAGTGATGACCTGAAAACCATCAAAGCCGTGATAAAGCCAATTCATACAGAAACTGTCTCATCAACCGCAGGAACACCTACAGCAGGCAACAAATCCCAAACGGGAACAGATAATTATTTCGAGAGCCCCTTGGGTAAATTCTTCATAGACATTGGTGTTGGCCTGGTGCAGGAGTTTGTCCAAGCTGACTTGATTCGTATACAAAAACGCAAGATGCGACGTTCGTTGGGCAAGAACATAACGGAGATTGAAAAGGCAATTAATGCATTGAGTGGTAACTTAGAGGCTAGCAAGAAAAGAAATGCTCCGTTTAAGTTCAACATCAAACGTTGCGAGTTTTGTAATTTCAAATCAGAATCTGCCCTGGCAATGGCACACCACTACGAGACGCCACACATGAATGGCGCTATGTACAAGTGTAACTTCTGTACATACGAAGTGAGAAACTCCTCAGAGATCGTGTACCACATGGAGGCGATGCACAACATCAAAGCCAGACTCTTTAAGCACTTGCCATACCATCAGTGCCCGAATTGTGGATTCGAGGACAACGGCAAGGCTAAGTTGGCCAGACACGCGCCAGTTTGCCAGAAGAAATTCCGCCCAGAGTTAAATTTGACACCTCCACACGATTGGGAGGCTCCCGCCAAGATACCCAGAATTAAACCAAGACATGGATTGGTCGGAACTGCTACAGCTTATCag GCTATGGCGGCACAAGCTGCAGCTCAAAAAGCAGCGTTGGCAACaatacaacagcaacaacagcaggcGCAACAAGCTCGTAACATACAAGCTGCTATGGCCAGTAATAATGCCAACAAGGGTATAATGCGCGGCCGACAACAGCCACAACCGGTAAAGTCAACTCCAAACGGTGGAAATATGTTGAGAGGAACTCCCGTTCGGCCAACAATGCCAACTGGTATGGTATTACCAAACAACTACCAAATTGCAGCTGGACAATTGATTCAG GTTACGGGTTCGGGTATAGCGATCCTGCCAACAACCCATAATACCCTAACACTGCAG GCAGCAAATGTGGGGTCAACTAAAAAGAATCAAACCGGTCAACCAAGCATTTCAATCACACCTCTACCTCGTCAAAGTAGCTCGCAACAAGCTCAATCACAAGCCCAAGCAGCTGCTGCTAACAAAATGCCACCAGCAGGAATGAAACCAGGACAGAATTTAAGTGGGAACAAAGCACAGTTTGTTATATGTGAAATATGTGATGGTTATATTAAGGATCTTGAACAGCTGCGAAATCATATGCAATGGATGCACAAAGTCAAG attcACCCCAAAATGATCTATAATCGACCGCCTTTGAATTGTCAGAAATGTCAATTTAGGTTTTTCACAGACCAAGGTTTGGAGAGACATTTGCTTGGCTCTCATGGTTTGGTAACAAGCTCAATGCAGGAAGCCGCTAATAAAGGCAAAGATGCTGGTCGATGTCCTGTGTGTGGAAgg ATGTATCAATGGAAGTTGCTTAACCATGTATCCCGTGACCATCATATGACCCTTAAACCTGCACACCTATCCTACAAATGTACGGTGTGTACGGCGACCTTTGGCATGTACAAACAATTCGAGACACATGTGTACACCGCTCATAGTACGGTTGCCAAAAAGGCAATGGATGGCAAAAAGAATAACGCCGGCAGTAGCAGCATGACAAATAACAGCAGCAGTAGTGGGACAAGTAGTCGAAGTGGTTTGTCAGCGGCAAATGATACTTTGCTTAAGCCTCTTAAGATCAACGATGAAATTACAATTATTCCACAGCCGGCGTCTAAAAATCGATCATCAATGAATAATATAGAAAGTCATGTTAttg atTAA
- the LOC129946208 gene encoding uncharacterized protein LOC129946208, giving the protein MNQIQRIAIMTVFCAAIWANTIGIPVLPVLDESSGIDNETIEGLRESVNDTPKNLYVVKAVVYEIGILTDEDENDTSSIESQERVDLTFFDAHRNSSHIDLGNIPLPIQTNVSGQVLTGIAPVNIGAFSNPNELLNTLPLTGTIVNLTHSDTAYFQLTTQNISDSERPQVLTQDEISQIPDAENIFPSLKHDSDEVPASDDD; this is encoded by the exons atgaatCAAATTCAAAGAATTGCAATTATGACAGTTTTCTGTGCTGCCATCTGGGCGAACACAATTGGAATACCTGTGTTACCTGTCCTAGATGAATCCTCGGGAATAGACAATGAAACTATAGAAGGCTTGAGAGAAAGTGTTAATGATACGCCAAAGAACCT ATACGTTGTCAAAGCGGTCGTCTACGAAATCGGTATTCTCACagatgaagatgaaaatgaCACTTCAAGCATTGAAAG TCAAGAACGTGTCGACTTGACCTTTTTCGATGCGCATCGAAATAGCAGTCACATCGATCTGGGAAATATTCCACTTCCAATTCAGACAAATGTAAGTGGTCAAGTTCTTACCGGAATCGCACCAGTCAATATTGGTGCATTCAGTAATCCAAATGAATTACTCAACACACTTCCTCTTACTGGAACAATTGTCAATCTAACTCATAGTGATACAGCGTACTTTCAACTTACAACCCAAAATATCAGCGATAGTGAACGACCTCAAGTATTAACTCAAGATGAAATATCACAAATTCCTGACGCAGAAAACATTTTCCCATCGCTGAAGCATGATAGTGATGAGGTGCCTGCCTCAGATGATGACTAA